In Agromyces archimandritae, one genomic interval encodes:
- a CDS encoding undecaprenyl-diphosphate phosphatase translates to MFEAFILGLVQGLTEFLPISSSAHLRIVGELFPSAADPGAAFTAIVQIGTEAAVVVFFWRDIVRIVSRWWLALWGRAPRNDPDARMGWLIIIGSIPIVVLGLLFQDQIETTLRSLWIVAIMLIAFGVLLGVADYIGAKRRELKDLTVGHGVIYGFAQALALIPGVSRSGGTITAGLLMGYKRADAARYAFLLAIPAVFGSGFFQLFKSWGQPSVYGPVETAVATVVAFGVAIVVIAFFMSYISKRSFLPFVIYRILLGGTLIVLLSTGVLQP, encoded by the coding sequence GTGTTCGAAGCATTCATCCTCGGCCTCGTCCAAGGCCTCACCGAGTTCCTGCCGATCTCCTCGAGTGCGCATCTGCGCATCGTCGGGGAGCTGTTCCCGAGCGCCGCCGACCCGGGCGCGGCGTTCACGGCGATCGTGCAGATCGGCACCGAGGCGGCCGTCGTCGTCTTCTTCTGGCGCGATATCGTGCGGATCGTCTCCCGCTGGTGGCTCGCGCTGTGGGGCCGCGCCCCGCGGAACGACCCCGATGCCCGCATGGGCTGGCTGATCATCATCGGCTCGATCCCGATCGTGGTGCTCGGCCTCCTCTTCCAGGATCAGATCGAGACGACGCTCAGATCGCTGTGGATCGTCGCGATCATGCTCATCGCATTCGGCGTCCTCCTCGGCGTGGCCGACTACATCGGCGCGAAGCGGCGCGAGCTGAAGGACCTCACGGTCGGTCACGGCGTGATCTACGGTTTCGCGCAGGCCCTTGCCCTCATCCCGGGCGTTTCGCGTTCGGGCGGCACGATCACGGCGGGGCTGCTCATGGGCTACAAGCGGGCGGATGCCGCACGCTACGCCTTCCTGCTCGCGATCCCCGCGGTGTTCGGTTCGGGCTTCTTCCAGCTGTTCAAGAGCTGGGGGCAGCCCTCGGTCTACGGGCCGGTCGAGACGGCGGTCGCCACGGTCGTCGCCTTCGGCGTCGCGATCGTCGTCATCGCGTTCTTCATGAGCTACATCTCCAAGCGCAGCTTCCTGCCGTTCGTGATCTACCGCATCCTCCTCGGCGGCACCCTCATCGTGCTGCTGTCGACGGGCGTGCTGCAGCCGTAG